A window from Pseudooceanicola algae encodes these proteins:
- a CDS encoding glycerate kinase type-2 family protein, with product MDESKRALFTRLFEAAVAAADPAEALRGRLPGPVPGRTVVIGAGKGAAQLAQAFETAWAAAGHGPLEGVVVTRYGYAVPCDGLEVLEASHPVPDAAGIAATDKILALLEGLSPDDQVIALITGGGSALLAAPPEGLTLEDEQALNQALLASGAPIGAMNAIRKQVSRVKGGRLAALAAPAKVTSFIVSDVPGDDPAEVASGPTVPCGKTRADALQAVRRHDIALPDRIRAFLETAPEDAPDPAAPLFAENRVTVIASAARSLEAAAALAEAEGLPAVILSDAMEGEAREVGRVLAAIAREVQLRDRPFKRPVLILSGGETTVTLRGKGRGGRNSEFLLSFALEIDGQPGISALAADTDGIDGSEDNAGAFADGLSAGAIRHAGVDPAEALGRNDAYSAFEAAGLIFAPGPTGTNVNDFRAILVE from the coding sequence ATGGACGAAAGCAAGCGCGCGCTGTTCACCCGTCTCTTTGAGGCCGCCGTTGCGGCGGCCGACCCGGCAGAGGCGCTTCGCGGGCGGCTGCCGGGGCCGGTGCCGGGGCGCACGGTGGTCATCGGGGCCGGCAAGGGGGCCGCGCAGCTTGCCCAGGCCTTCGAAACGGCCTGGGCCGCCGCCGGGCATGGCCCGCTGGAAGGGGTCGTGGTGACGCGCTACGGCTATGCGGTGCCCTGCGACGGGCTTGAGGTGCTGGAGGCCAGCCACCCCGTGCCCGATGCCGCCGGGATTGCCGCGACGGACAAGATCCTTGCTCTGCTCGAAGGGCTTAGCCCGGACGACCAGGTGATCGCCCTGATCACCGGCGGCGGCTCGGCTCTGCTGGCGGCGCCGCCCGAGGGGCTGACGCTGGAGGATGAGCAGGCGCTGAACCAGGCGCTGCTGGCCTCCGGTGCGCCGATCGGGGCGATGAATGCCATCCGCAAGCAGGTCAGCCGGGTCAAGGGTGGGCGGCTGGCGGCGCTGGCCGCGCCCGCGAAGGTTACCAGCTTTATCGTGTCGGATGTGCCCGGGGATGACCCGGCCGAGGTTGCTTCGGGCCCGACGGTGCCCTGCGGAAAGACGCGGGCCGATGCGTTGCAGGCGGTGCGGCGTCACGACATTGCGCTGCCCGACCGGATTCGCGCCTTCCTTGAGACCGCGCCCGAGGATGCGCCGGACCCGGCGGCGCCCCTGTTCGCAGAGAACCGTGTGACGGTCATCGCCTCGGCCGCGCGGTCGCTGGAGGCGGCTGCGGCTCTCGCCGAGGCCGAAGGCCTGCCGGCGGTGATCCTGTCCGATGCGATGGAGGGCGAGGCGCGTGAAGTCGGCCGCGTCCTTGCCGCCATCGCGCGCGAAGTGCAGCTGCGCGACCGGCCTTTCAAGCGGCCCGTGCTGATCCTGTCGGGGGGCGAGACCACGGTCACCCTGCGCGGCAAGGGACGCGGCGGGCGCAATTCGGAATTCCTGCTGTCCTTCGCGTTGGAAATCGACGGCCAGCCGGGGATTTCCGCCCTTGCGGCGGATACCGATGGCATCGACGGGTCCGAGGACAACGCCGGGGCCTTTGCCGATGGGCTCAGCGCCGGGGCGATCCGCCACGCGGGCGTCGACCCAGCCGAGGCGCTGGGGCGCAACGACGCCTATAGCGCCTTCGAGGCCGCCGGGCTGATCTTCGCGCCGGGGCCGACAGGCACCAACGTGAACGATTTCCGCGCAATTCTGGTCGAATAG
- a CDS encoding DUF1523 family protein, protein MRYVKWTIWTILFAFVAAVFHYTLPDRDVVRIADTQSRRIDAGNSAIFWSHPDSAATSGGTQDIFFIQAIRENGKPIVYRNEDTGWGWPPYFKFDTTNLQTEAADLTSTAAAPQWVIVTHYGWRNEFISIFPNAVAIKPVSGPDVTVIPWLNIIIILLAIAIFWAIRVRWIRFRERRIDPMWDRTEARLDRTEGKLHRWLGGGKS, encoded by the coding sequence ATGCGCTACGTGAAATGGACAATCTGGACGATCCTCTTCGCCTTTGTCGCGGCGGTCTTCCACTACACGCTGCCAGATCGCGACGTGGTGCGGATCGCCGACACGCAGTCGCGCCGGATCGACGCGGGCAACAGCGCGATCTTCTGGTCCCATCCCGATAGCGCCGCGACCAGCGGTGGCACGCAGGACATCTTCTTCATCCAGGCGATCCGCGAGAACGGCAAGCCCATCGTCTATCGCAATGAAGACACCGGCTGGGGCTGGCCGCCCTATTTCAAGTTCGACACCACCAACCTGCAGACCGAGGCCGCGGACCTGACCTCTACCGCCGCGGCGCCGCAATGGGTCATTGTTACCCATTATGGCTGGCGCAACGAATTCATATCGATCTTCCCCAACGCAGTGGCGATCAAGCCCGTCTCGGGGCCGGACGTAACGGTCATCCCCTGGTTGAACATCATCATCATTCTGCTGGCCATCGCGATCTTCTGGGCGATCCGCGTGCGCTGGATCCGGTTCCGGGAACGTCGGATCGACCCGATGTGGGACCGCACCGAAGCGCGGCTGGACCGGACCGAAGGCAAGCTGCATCGCTGGCTGGGCGGCGGCAAGTCCTGA
- a CDS encoding aminopeptidase P family protein, with amino-acid sequence MTDTPIRPAFHPMHNGARTALPFSAEEYETRLDGLRYAMEEAGVTATVLTSMQNIAYYSGFLYCSFGRPYALVVTEDKAVTISAGIDAGQPWRRSATDSLTYTDWSRNNFWRAVAHVAGKGKVLGYEGDHLTLTQRDLAEEFLDPLAMLDMAPATMRQRMFKSPAEIALIREGARIADIGGYAIRAAIREGTREIDVAMAGRNAMELAIAEAFPDAEYRDTWVWFQSGLNTDGAHNPVTARKLAVGDILSLNTFPMISGYYTALERTLFLGEPDPAARKIWEANVAAHDLGMSLLKPGASCAGVTAGVNAFLAEQDLLQYRTFGYGHSFGVLSHYYGREAGLELREDIDTVLQPGMVISMEPMLTLPEGTPGAGGYREHDILIITEEGAENITGYPYGPEHNILG; translated from the coding sequence ATGACCGATACCCCGATCCGCCCCGCCTTCCACCCGATGCATAATGGCGCCAGGACCGCGCTGCCCTTCAGTGCCGAAGAATACGAAACCCGCCTCGACGGGCTGCGCTACGCGATGGAAGAGGCGGGCGTCACCGCCACCGTCCTGACCTCGATGCAGAACATCGCCTATTATTCGGGCTTCCTCTATTGCAGCTTCGGACGCCCCTATGCGCTGGTGGTGACCGAAGACAAGGCGGTGACGATCTCGGCCGGGATCGACGCGGGCCAGCCCTGGCGGCGCAGCGCCACCGACAGCCTGACCTATACCGACTGGTCGCGAAACAACTTCTGGCGCGCCGTGGCTCACGTGGCAGGCAAGGGCAAGGTGCTCGGCTACGAGGGCGATCACCTGACGCTGACTCAACGCGACCTGGCCGAAGAATTCCTCGATCCGCTGGCGATGCTCGACATGGCCCCGGCCACGATGCGCCAACGCATGTTCAAGAGCCCGGCGGAAATCGCCCTGATCCGCGAAGGCGCGCGTATCGCCGATATCGGCGGCTATGCCATCCGCGCGGCAATCCGCGAAGGCACCCGCGAAATCGACGTGGCCATGGCGGGGCGCAACGCGATGGAACTGGCGATCGCCGAGGCCTTCCCCGATGCCGAATACCGCGACACCTGGGTCTGGTTCCAATCCGGACTGAACACCGATGGCGCCCATAACCCGGTCACCGCCCGCAAGCTGGCGGTGGGGGATATCCTGTCGCTGAACACCTTCCCGATGATCTCGGGCTATTACACGGCGCTGGAACGCACCCTGTTCCTTGGCGAGCCCGATCCCGCCGCGCGCAAGATCTGGGAGGCCAATGTCGCGGCCCACGATCTGGGCATGTCGCTGCTGAAACCGGGCGCCTCCTGCGCCGGTGTCACCGCCGGGGTGAATGCTTTCCTGGCTGAACAGGACCTGCTGCAATACCGGACCTTCGGCTATGGCCACAGCTTCGGCGTCCTGTCCCATTACTACGGGCGCGAAGCCGGGCTGGAACTGCGCGAAGACATCGACACGGTGCTGCAACCGGGAATGGTGATCTCGATGGAACCGATGCTGACCCTGCCCGAAGGCACGCCGGGCGCGGGGGGCTACCGCGAACACGACATCCTGATCATCACCGAAGAGGGTGCCGAAAACATCACCGGTTACCCCTATGGCCCGGAGCACAACATCCTCGGCTAG